Within the Erigeron canadensis isolate Cc75 chromosome 6, C_canadensis_v1, whole genome shotgun sequence genome, the region GAAGCTTTCGTGGCGGCAGCAAGAAGTTAAACGATTAAAAGAGATGTCGTTGTGGAACAAGAGTCATGATTACGTGGTTTACCTTCTTGCAAGGTCCATTTTCACTATTTTTAGTAGAATTGGACATGTATTTGGGATTAACCATGTGTTGCCTCTTGCAGCTGATCACTCTGATTCGTTAGATTCTGATCATATGAATCGAAATCAATCTGTATCTTCATTGCTTCACTCTTCCATTCATCCCTCAGAGTATAAGATTGGAAGGTTTTCATCTGGGCCTTTGGGAGACAAGATTTCTAGATCGGGTCCGATTTCAAGAACTCATAATGTAAATACTTTCCATTCAGGCCCACTTGGTAGTTCAATCCCTTATTCTGGTAAAAATCGAAACATCACTTACTCTGGCCCTATTGGGAGGTCGACACCAAAGTCATCTTCAAAGTCAGGTCCTATAGCTCGTGTGACAAAAACCGGGCTGAAGTTATGGCAGGGAAAGAGTGCTACGCCAAATCGTTTGAGCACCACTGGACCTTTTAAAGGATGCATGGTCGGTGGGAACGGTTCTCCTGTCATGCATTGTCATGTAAGTTCAAATGCTACTTGTTCTGCAACTCCACAAAGAATTGATGAAGAATCGGATGTTGAGGTTTGCTCCAAACAGAAAATCTTTGATGCCCCTCTAGATACTCTCGGTGCTTCTGCTCTAGCATTACATTATGCTAATGTTATTATTGTACTTGAGAAACTTGTGGCATCTCCTCACTTAATTGGTCATGATGCTAGAGATGATTTATACAATATGTTACCAAAGAATGTTAAAAGTGCTCTTAGAGGGAGATTAAAACCGTATGCAAAAAGCTTGGCTTCATCAGATTATGATACAGGTTTGGCAGAAGAATGGAATGAGGCTATATCAGCGACTTTAGAATGGTTATCACCACTCGCTCATAATATGATAAGATGGCAATCCGAGAGGAGTTTTGAGCAACAAAATTTGCTTTCCAAGACGAATGTGCTTCTTGTACAAACTTTGCATTATGCAAATCAAGAAAAGACTGAAGCTACTATAATAGAACTGCTTGTTGGTCTTAATTATATATGGCGGTTTGGTAGAGAACTCAATGCAAAAGCTATGTTGGAGTGTGAAAGTGGTGGAGTAATTGTTGATACTAATAATGATTCGGTAAATTTGGTGAATTAATTAGCAGCATGGTCAGCTTATTGGCAATGACAATCGGTCTCTTTCCTAAAGGCACAGAGACCCGTTTCATGAGCCGTTTGCAAGTAGATTCTCAAGAACCATGATCAAACGGTTCAAACCATGTGGTTAATACTTAAAAGGTAATGTTCAACGATTCTATaaatacttgttttctaaaagggcAGTGTTGATGACTGTTGACCTTTTGGcatagaattgatatatgggtATTTGCTTGTCAGGTGAGTTTCTTATTGTAGATGTATAGATAAATATGAAATCACATTTTTAAGAATGTGGATTTCACCCTATAAGAGTTTTTACTTGTGAAATATAAGATGTTTGAAGTTGAGCAATTGCACTGCATAGATAAAGCATTCATGGTTGACTTTTGTTTACCTAGCTTATTCTGGTGTTGAAACCTGTCGAGGAcgcaaaatgggcgggtcagCCAGGTTGGGTAACTGGTTGAAACGCCTCCAGCCCAAACaggtaaatttttttatgggtTGTTCGGGGGGTGGACGTACAAACGTGACAAGGTGACTGTGAGTAGTTTTCGAAGTTTGGTATGGCGGTTATCGGGATTTCTGGTGGTTTCAGGCAGAACTGCAGAAGTCGGCTGTGGCTGACTGTTGGTGTAATAGAGGAAGGAGGGTGGCAGAGTAAAAGGATGAGAGATCATCTGATGTGTATCATTTTATTGAGGTGGAGAAGGGAGAATGATCTGATGCATTCTTTTCCGAGCTCCTCACTTTTAAAATGAAAGAGTAAATCTGAATTTAGCAACAAGGCGAGAGAAGATTCATATGTTCATATATCGTATTCAGAtgacaattttttaaaaccctGGTTTTGATTGACGCTATCAGGTTATCGGTTGCAAATTATGACTGAAGTGAAATgtaaatataaacttaaaattttagaaa harbors:
- the LOC122603521 gene encoding uncharacterized protein LOC122603521, whose protein sequence is MVAESWLRGLWKSSKKHEIGQEKVRIGVLAFEVASLLSKLVHQWNSLNDKQVAKLRDEISNSVGIKKLVSDDDGYIVDLICAEMLHTLENVARVVTRLAKKCSEPLLKCFERAFDDLVKTGVDQYQWQMSRKKMNKKIKKMEKFIYINASLYQEMETLSELEQILRRMKSNEEQDSIILVEYTKKLSWRQQEVKRLKEMSLWNKSHDYVVYLLARSIFTIFSRIGHVFGINHVLPLAADHSDSLDSDHMNRNQSVSSLLHSSIHPSEYKIGRFSSGPLGDKISRSGPISRTHNVNTFHSGPLGSSIPYSGKNRNITYSGPIGRSTPKSSSKSGPIARVTKTGLKLWQGKSATPNRLSTTGPFKGCMVGGNGSPVMHCHVSSNATCSATPQRIDEESDVEVCSKQKIFDAPLDTLGASALALHYANVIIVLEKLVASPHLIGHDARDDLYNMLPKNVKSALRGRLKPYAKSLASSDYDTGLAEEWNEAISATLEWLSPLAHNMIRWQSERSFEQQNLLSKTNVLLVQTLHYANQEKTEATIIELLVGLNYIWRFGRELNAKAMLECESGGVIVDTNNDSVNLVN